Proteins from one Mus pahari chromosome 18, PAHARI_EIJ_v1.1, whole genome shotgun sequence genomic window:
- the Tmem63b gene encoding CSC1-like protein 2 isoform X2 — translation MLPFLLATLGTAALNSSNPKDYCYSARIRSTVLQGLPFGGVPTVLALDFMCFLALLFLFSILRKVAWDYGRLALVTDADSVASAMHGDSHDRYERLTSVSSSVDFDQRDNGFCSWLTAIFRIKDDEIRDKCGGDAVHYLSFQRHIIGLLVVVGVLSVGIVLPVNFSGDLLENNAYSFGRTTIANLKSGNNLLWLHTSFAFLYLLLTVYSMRRHTSKMRYKEDDLVKRTLFINGISKYAESEKIKKHFEEAYPNCTVLEARPCYNVARLMFLDAERKKAERGKLYFTNLQSKENVPAMINPKPCGHLCCCVVRGCEQVEAIEYYTKLEQRLKEDYRREKEKVNEKPLGMAFVTFHNETITAIILKDFNVCKCQGCTCRGEPRASSCSEALHISNWTVTYAPDPQNIYWEHLSIRGFIWWLRCLVINVVLFILLFFLTTPAIIITTMDKFNVTKPVEYLNNPIITQFFPTLLLWCFSALLPTIVYYSAFFEAHWTRSGENRTTMHKCYTFLIFMVLLLPSLGLSSLDLFFRWLFDKKFLAEAAIRFECVFLPDNGAFFVNYVIASAFIGNAMDLLRIPGLLMYMIRLCLARSAAERRNVKRHQAYEFQFGAAYAWMMCVFTVVMTYSITCPIIVPFGLMYMLLKHLVDRYNIYYAYLPAKLDKKIHSGAVNQVVAAPILCLFWLLFFSTMRTGFLAPTSMFTFVVLVITIVICLCHVCFGHFKYLSAHNYKIEHTETDAVSSRSNGRPPTAGAVPKSAKYIAQVLQDSEGDGDGDGAPGSSGDEPPSSSSQDEELLMPPDGLTDTDFQSCEDSLIENEIHQ, via the exons ATGCTGCCGTTCTTGCTGGCCACACTGGGCACCGCGGCCCTCAACAGCAGCAACCCGAAGGACTACTGCTACAGTGCCAGGATCCGCAGCACTGTCCTACAGGGCCTGCCCTTTGGGGGCGTCCCCACCGTGCTGGCTCTGGACTTCATGTGCTTTCTT GCCCTGCTGTTCTTATTCTCAATCCTCCGGAAGGTGGCCTGGGACTACGGGCGGCTGGCCTTGGTGACAGATGCAGACAG tgtggCATCAGCTATGCATGGGGACAGTCACGACCGGTATGAGCGTCTCACCTCCGTCTCCAGCTCTGTCGACTTTGACCAAAGGGACAAT GGCTTCTGTTCCTGGCTGACAGCCATCTTCAGGATAAA GGACGATGAGATCCGGGACAAGTGTGGGGGCGACGCTGTGCACTACCTGTCCTTCCAAAGACACATCATTGGGTTGCTGGTTGTCGTAGGTGTCCTCTCCGTAGGCATTGTGCTGCCCGTCAACTTCTCAGGGGACCTGCTAG AGAACAACGCCTACAGCTTCGGGAGAACCACCATTGCCAACTTGAAATCAGG GAATAACCTCCTCTGGCTGCATACCTCCTTCGCCTTCCTCTACCTGCTGCTCACGGTCTACAGCATGCGGAGACACACCTCTAAGATGCGCTACAAGGAAGATGATCTG gTCAAGCGGACTCTTTTCATCAATGGAATCTCGAAATACGCAGAGTCagaaaaaatcaagaaacatttTGA GGAGGCCTACCCCAACTGCACAGTTCTGGAAGCCCGACCCTGTTACAACGTGGCTCGACTTATGTTCCTCGACGCCGAGAG GAAGAAGGCTGAGCGGGGAAAACTCTACTTCACGAACCTGCAAAGCAAGGAAAATGTACCCGCCATGATCAACCCCAAACCGTGCGGCCACCTCTGCTGCTGCGTGGTTCGAGGCTGCGAGCAG GTGGAGGCCATTGAGTACTACACAaagctggagcagaggctgaaggaagacTACAGGcgggagaaggagaaagtgaacGAGAAGCCCCTGGGCATGGCCTTCGTCACCTTCCACAATGAGACCATCACAGCCAT TATCCTAAAGGACTTCAACGTGTGCAAATGCCAGGGCTGTACCTGCCGCGGGGAGCCGCGAGCCTCCTCCTGCAGCGAAGCGCTGCACATCTCCAACTGGACCGTGACCTATGCCCCCGACCCTCAGAACATCTACTG ggaACACCTCTCCATCCGAGGCTTCATCTGGTGGCTGCGCTGCCTGGTCATCAATGTGGTCCTCTTCATTCTGCTCTTCTTCCTCACCACCCCggccatcatcatcaccaccatggACAAGTTCAACGTCACCAAGCCTGTGGAGTACCTCAAT AACCCCATCATCACCCAGTTCTTCCCTACTCTGCTGCTGTGGTGCTTCTCGGCCCTGCTCCCCACCATTGTCTACTACTCCGCCTTCTTCGAAGCACACTGGACGCG CTCCGGGGAGAACAGGACAACTATGCACAAGTGCTACACCTTTCTCATCTTCATGGTGCTGCTTCTGCCCTCGCTGGGGCTGAGCAG CCTAGACCTCTTCTTCCGCTGGCTCTTTGACAAGAAATTCCTGGCTGAAGCAGCTATTCGGTTTGA GTGTGTGTTCCTGCCCGACAACGGCGCTTTCTTCGTGAACTACGTCATTGCCTCAGCCTTTATCGGTAACGCCATGGACCTGCTGCGCATCCCAGGCCTACTCATGTACATGATCCGGCTCTGCCTGGCGCGCTCCGCCGCTGAAAGACGCAACGTGAAGCGG CATCAGGCCTACGAGTTCCAGTTTGGCGCAGCCTACGCTTGGATGATGTGCGTCTTCACGGTGGTCATGACCTACAGTATCACCTGCCCCATCATCGTGCCCTTCG GGCTCATGTACATGCTGCTGAAGCACCTGGTAGACAGGTACAATATCTACTACGCCTACCTGCCGGCCAAGCTGGACAAGAAGATCCACTCGGGGGCTGTGAACCAGGTGGTGGCGGCGcccatcctctgcctcttctggtTGCTCTTCTTCTCCACCATGCGCACGG GGTTCCTCGCCCCCACGTCTATGTTCACCTTCGTCGTTCTGGTAATCACCATCGTCATCTGTCTCTGCCACGTCTGCTTTGGACACTTCAAATACCTCAGTGCCCACAACTACAAG attgaacacacagagacagatgccGTGAGCTCCAGAAGTAATGGACGGCCCCCCACCGCTGGCGCTGTCCCCAAATCTGCG aaataCATCGCTCAGGTGCTGCAGGACTCAGAGGGGGACGGGGACGGAGATGGGGCTCCTGGGAGCTCAGGCGACGAGCCCCCGTCGTCCTCCTCCCAAGACGAGGAGTTGCTGATGCCTCCTGATGGCCTCACGGACACAGACTTCCAGTCATGCGAGGACAGCCTCATAGAGAATGAGATTCACCagtaa
- the Tmem63b gene encoding CSC1-like protein 2 isoform X1 yields the protein MLPFLLATLGTAALNSSNPKDYCYSARIRSTVLQGLPFGGVPTVLALDFMCFLALLFLFSILRKVAWDYGRLALVTDADRLRRQERERVEQEYVASAMHGDSHDRYERLTSVSSSVDFDQRDNGFCSWLTAIFRIKDDEIRDKCGGDAVHYLSFQRHIIGLLVVVGVLSVGIVLPVNFSGDLLENNAYSFGRTTIANLKSGNNLLWLHTSFAFLYLLLTVYSMRRHTSKMRYKEDDLVKRTLFINGISKYAESEKIKKHFEEAYPNCTVLEARPCYNVARLMFLDAERKKAERGKLYFTNLQSKENVPAMINPKPCGHLCCCVVRGCEQVEAIEYYTKLEQRLKEDYRREKEKVNEKPLGMAFVTFHNETITAIILKDFNVCKCQGCTCRGEPRASSCSEALHISNWTVTYAPDPQNIYWEHLSIRGFIWWLRCLVINVVLFILLFFLTTPAIIITTMDKFNVTKPVEYLNNPIITQFFPTLLLWCFSALLPTIVYYSAFFEAHWTRSGENRTTMHKCYTFLIFMVLLLPSLGLSSLDLFFRWLFDKKFLAEAAIRFECVFLPDNGAFFVNYVIASAFIGNAMDLLRIPGLLMYMIRLCLARSAAERRNVKRHQAYEFQFGAAYAWMMCVFTVVMTYSITCPIIVPFGLMYMLLKHLVDRYNIYYAYLPAKLDKKIHSGAVNQVVAAPILCLFWLLFFSTMRTGFLAPTSMFTFVVLVITIVICLCHVCFGHFKYLSAHNYKIEHTETDAVSSRSNGRPPTAGAVPKSAKYIAQVLQDSEGDGDGDGAPGSSGDEPPSSSSQDEELLMPPDGLTDTDFQSCEDSLIENEIHQ from the exons ATGCTGCCGTTCTTGCTGGCCACACTGGGCACCGCGGCCCTCAACAGCAGCAACCCGAAGGACTACTGCTACAGTGCCAGGATCCGCAGCACTGTCCTACAGGGCCTGCCCTTTGGGGGCGTCCCCACCGTGCTGGCTCTGGACTTCATGTGCTTTCTT GCCCTGCTGTTCTTATTCTCAATCCTCCGGAAGGTGGCCTGGGACTACGGGCGGCTGGCCTTGGTGACAGATGCAGACAG GCTTCGCCGGCAGGAGAGGGAGCGAGTGGAACAGGAATA tgtggCATCAGCTATGCATGGGGACAGTCACGACCGGTATGAGCGTCTCACCTCCGTCTCCAGCTCTGTCGACTTTGACCAAAGGGACAAT GGCTTCTGTTCCTGGCTGACAGCCATCTTCAGGATAAA GGACGATGAGATCCGGGACAAGTGTGGGGGCGACGCTGTGCACTACCTGTCCTTCCAAAGACACATCATTGGGTTGCTGGTTGTCGTAGGTGTCCTCTCCGTAGGCATTGTGCTGCCCGTCAACTTCTCAGGGGACCTGCTAG AGAACAACGCCTACAGCTTCGGGAGAACCACCATTGCCAACTTGAAATCAGG GAATAACCTCCTCTGGCTGCATACCTCCTTCGCCTTCCTCTACCTGCTGCTCACGGTCTACAGCATGCGGAGACACACCTCTAAGATGCGCTACAAGGAAGATGATCTG gTCAAGCGGACTCTTTTCATCAATGGAATCTCGAAATACGCAGAGTCagaaaaaatcaagaaacatttTGA GGAGGCCTACCCCAACTGCACAGTTCTGGAAGCCCGACCCTGTTACAACGTGGCTCGACTTATGTTCCTCGACGCCGAGAG GAAGAAGGCTGAGCGGGGAAAACTCTACTTCACGAACCTGCAAAGCAAGGAAAATGTACCCGCCATGATCAACCCCAAACCGTGCGGCCACCTCTGCTGCTGCGTGGTTCGAGGCTGCGAGCAG GTGGAGGCCATTGAGTACTACACAaagctggagcagaggctgaaggaagacTACAGGcgggagaaggagaaagtgaacGAGAAGCCCCTGGGCATGGCCTTCGTCACCTTCCACAATGAGACCATCACAGCCAT TATCCTAAAGGACTTCAACGTGTGCAAATGCCAGGGCTGTACCTGCCGCGGGGAGCCGCGAGCCTCCTCCTGCAGCGAAGCGCTGCACATCTCCAACTGGACCGTGACCTATGCCCCCGACCCTCAGAACATCTACTG ggaACACCTCTCCATCCGAGGCTTCATCTGGTGGCTGCGCTGCCTGGTCATCAATGTGGTCCTCTTCATTCTGCTCTTCTTCCTCACCACCCCggccatcatcatcaccaccatggACAAGTTCAACGTCACCAAGCCTGTGGAGTACCTCAAT AACCCCATCATCACCCAGTTCTTCCCTACTCTGCTGCTGTGGTGCTTCTCGGCCCTGCTCCCCACCATTGTCTACTACTCCGCCTTCTTCGAAGCACACTGGACGCG CTCCGGGGAGAACAGGACAACTATGCACAAGTGCTACACCTTTCTCATCTTCATGGTGCTGCTTCTGCCCTCGCTGGGGCTGAGCAG CCTAGACCTCTTCTTCCGCTGGCTCTTTGACAAGAAATTCCTGGCTGAAGCAGCTATTCGGTTTGA GTGTGTGTTCCTGCCCGACAACGGCGCTTTCTTCGTGAACTACGTCATTGCCTCAGCCTTTATCGGTAACGCCATGGACCTGCTGCGCATCCCAGGCCTACTCATGTACATGATCCGGCTCTGCCTGGCGCGCTCCGCCGCTGAAAGACGCAACGTGAAGCGG CATCAGGCCTACGAGTTCCAGTTTGGCGCAGCCTACGCTTGGATGATGTGCGTCTTCACGGTGGTCATGACCTACAGTATCACCTGCCCCATCATCGTGCCCTTCG GGCTCATGTACATGCTGCTGAAGCACCTGGTAGACAGGTACAATATCTACTACGCCTACCTGCCGGCCAAGCTGGACAAGAAGATCCACTCGGGGGCTGTGAACCAGGTGGTGGCGGCGcccatcctctgcctcttctggtTGCTCTTCTTCTCCACCATGCGCACGG GGTTCCTCGCCCCCACGTCTATGTTCACCTTCGTCGTTCTGGTAATCACCATCGTCATCTGTCTCTGCCACGTCTGCTTTGGACACTTCAAATACCTCAGTGCCCACAACTACAAG attgaacacacagagacagatgccGTGAGCTCCAGAAGTAATGGACGGCCCCCCACCGCTGGCGCTGTCCCCAAATCTGCG aaataCATCGCTCAGGTGCTGCAGGACTCAGAGGGGGACGGGGACGGAGATGGGGCTCCTGGGAGCTCAGGCGACGAGCCCCCGTCGTCCTCCTCCCAAGACGAGGAGTTGCTGATGCCTCCTGATGGCCTCACGGACACAGACTTCCAGTCATGCGAGGACAGCCTCATAGAGAATGAGATTCACCagtaa